A window of Cystobacter fuscus DSM 2262 genomic DNA:
ATGTACCTCATCCTCGCGGCGCAGTTCGGCTCGTGGATCCACCCCATCACCATCCTCCTGTCGCTGCCCCTCACCGTGCCCTTCGCGCTCATCTCCCTGATCATCTTCAGGCAGCAGCTCGACATGTACTCGATGCTCGGACTGCTGGTGCTCTTCGGCGTCGTGAAGAAGAACTCCATCTTGCAGATCGACCACACCAACCAGCTGCGCGGCGAGGGCTTGCCCCGGCTGGAGGCCATCGTCCACGGCAGCAAGGACCGCTTGCGCCCCATCCTGATGACCACGTTGTCCTTCGTGGCGGGCATGCTCCCGCTGCTGTTCTCCCGCGGCGTCGGCGCGAGCTTCAACCAGGCCACCGCCGGCGTGGTGGTGGGTGGCCAGACGCTGTCGCTGGCCCTCACGCTGCTGGTGACCCCCGTGGCGTACTCGCTGCTGGATGACGCGTCGGCGTGGTTCAAGCGCAAGTTCGGCTCCAAGCGCACGCCCGAGGAGACGGGCGAGGCCGAGGTGGAGCGCGCCTATGGCGGCGACACCCTCGCCGAGCTGCGCCCGGCGCACGGCAAGGAGGCCGCATGATCTCCCTGCTCACGGTGGTGTCCCTCGCCCTGGGTGCCGCGGAAGCCACCGAGCCCGCGGCCCAGCCGGTGCTCACGCTCAATCAGGCTCTCGAGGAGGCGCGCGAGAAGAACCTGGACCTGAAGGTGGCGCGCGCCCGGTTGGATCAGGCCCTGTTGCAGACGCGCCGGGCCTGGGCCGGCTACCTGCCCACCGTCACGGTGGGCGGCAGCTACACGCGCAACTCCGCGGAAGCCGTCTTCGCGCTGCCCGGTGGTGGAGAACCCATCACCATCCAGCCGTATGATCAGCTCGGCGCCCAGGCCGAGGTGCGCCAGGCCATCATCGCGCCGACGCTCTGGCCCGCCATCCGCAACGCGGGCATCGCCCAGGAAGTGTCCACGCTGAACACGGAGTACACGCGCCGGGAGATCCTCTTCGGCGTGGCCCAGGCCTACTTCAGCGCGGCGAGCCTCCAGGAGGCCATCCGCGCCACGCAGTTCCTCCTGGAGGTCAACCAGGCGCGCGAGAAGGACACGCAGATCCGCTTCGACGCGGGCACCGTCACGCGCGTGGCCCTGCTGCGCGCGCAGTTCGACCGCGCACGTGCCGAGCAGGATCTGGTCCGGGCGCGCAACTCCTATGACTCCGCGCGGCTGGCGCTCGCCACGCTCCTGCAGCGCGAGTCGCCGAACTTCTCCCTGCAACTGCCCGAGGTGCCCGAGGTGCCGGCGGTGGACCCGGAGCTCGCCCGCAAGGCGCAGGAGGCGCGTCCGGACGTGCTCGCGGCGCGGCGCAACCTGGACCTCGCGGTGGGCCGCCGCACCGGCGCGTGGTTCGCCTACCTGCCCAATGTGGGCTTCTCGGGCGTCTACCGGGTGACCAACGCCGCGGGCTTCACGGGCCAGGCGGGCACGTGGACGTTGACGCTCAACGGCTCGTGGACGCTGTGGGACGGAGGCTTGCGCGAGGTGGCCCTGCGCGAGGAGTCCGCCCGAGTGGCCGAGGCCTCCGCCCTGCAGACGCAGTCGGAGACCCGGGTGACCCAGGAAGTGGCCACGGCGCGCCTGGACTACGACAACGCCCGCTCCAACCTGTCCAAGGCCGAGGAGGCCCTGGCCCTGGCGCGTGAGACGCAGCGGCTCACGGAGATCAGCTTCAAGGCGGGCGTGGCGACGTACCTGGAAGTGGCGGACGCCAACTCCGCGCTGACCAACGCCGAGGTGAGTGCCATCTCCGAGCGCTTGCAGACCTCGCTCGCCGCCCTGCGGCTGCAGCGCGCCGTCGGCCTCTTCGCCGCGGACGAGAAGGACTGATGTGCCCGGGACTCCGCTCCGCTGTTCCGGGGAGCGGAGTCCTCGTCTCTTCTTGGGGCGTACCGGCGCTCATCGACCATGGTTTGCGGGAGACGGGCGAGAAGAGGGGTTGGTGTCCGACCTCGGACTCGCCTCGCTGCGAGCTGGTCAACCGGACATCTGTCTCCAGATACTCGCCTTCCGTAGCCTGGGCGCCACCGGCGGAATCATTTCCGACCAGGCGGTCTTCGTGCTGACCCGCACTCGATCCAAGGGTGTTCTCGAGGTCCTGGAGCGCCTGGATTGACCGGCTCGCGAACCGAGGCCCTTCCACCAGCCTTGGTGGAATGACTACCGCGCGCTGGCACCCGGACACCACATATTGGCGGCTTTTCGGAAGTCAAGAAGGACTCCCTGCTTGTACAACGTCGCCCCATGGCGCTCACTGGAGCCGAGCCATGAGGTTCTCGACCTTGCACCTTCTACGTCGGAATGCTGTGGGGCCAAAGGTTCGTGCCAGCTTGTGGCAGGGGGATTGGATTGTGATGCGCGCGGCGGTATTGGGATGGGTGTTGCTCGGATTGTGTCTGGGGTTGTGCGCTTGCAAGAGGAGTTCAGTGGAGACGCCCGATGCCGGGGCGGAAGGCAAGAATAAAGAGCTTGAGTCCGTTGCTCTCACGGTCAGTGGATATAATTATACCGACCTCCACATCGAGAGCTTCAGCGTGGATGGGGCAGGGGGAGCCAATATCTTTGTCAGTTCTCCTGACTCGGGTGGAGGAGGTGGCGTGTGCTGCCTGAGATGGTATCCAGGTGTGCCACTGCCGGTGTCAGTGAAAGTCGAGTGGACTCGGGATTTGAAGCGCTGGTGTGAAAAGGAAGTGATGGTCTCTGGACCCGTGCCTGACCAACCGCGGTACATCGTCGTCCATTTCTTCCAGGATGGGCGTATCGAGGTTGAACTCACGGAAGGCTTTCCTGAGTCAAAGCTTCAATTGGATCGCTTCAGTCCTGTCGCGCGCAAGGCGTCAGGCAACTCAGTATTGGATGAGAAAATTGCCAGGTGCCATGATGCCTTCCGTTAATGACCAGAAAACCGAAGTCGCGCTCGGTGCGAAGAACCTCAAAACCCAAAAGTCTCCTTTGGCGGCGGGTCCCCGGGTTTCCTTCTTTTTCGATGGAACAGGGAACAATCTGAAGGCCGATCTTCCCACCCACGAACACAGCAATGTGGCCCGTCTGTTTCGTGCTCATCAAGACAAGCTTCGTTTCTACATTCCCGGTCTCGGTACGTATTTCAAAGACGTGGATGACCCTGGCAACGAGAGTCGGGGGAATGGTGGAGGATACAGAGGGGAAGCGCGTCTTCAGTGGGCGCTAAGGCAATTGGAGTCATGTCTGGCTCAAAGTGACGGACGTCAGACCATTCATCTGGCCCTGTTCGGGTTCTCGCGAGGTGCCGCGCTGGCCCGTGCGTTCGCTCTGCGCATCGCCAAGAATTGCCAGCGGCGAGGTGATGGCACCTGGCGGCTCGTGTTGGGGCAGCGCACGTCCCCGGTCCGCTTGTACTTCATGGGCTTGTTCGATTCCGTGGCCTCGGTTGGTTTGCCCATGGGCATCAACAATGTGGGCTCTATGGTGGGTGGTTTGGGTAGCACGGGTCTGGCGATGGCTCACCGGAACTACAAAGACCTGGAGAACATCGCTTTCGGGAGCGCCCCTGGCGCGGATCCCGCCCCCGGTGGTTTCAACGGACACATGGAATGGGCCGGTGACCTCCGCATCCCCGAACTGGTGGAGGACTGTCTCCACATGGTGGCCGCCCATGAGATCCGCAACTCCTTCCCGGTGGACAGCGTTCTGCAGGGGCAGAGCTACCCGTCCAATTGCCGCGAGATGGTCTACCCGGGCGCCCACTCGGATGTCGGCGGTGGCTACCGCGTGGGTGAAGGGGGCCGCAGCCGAAGCACGGGCGCGCTCTTGAGCATGATTCCTCTGCGCGTGATGCGGGCCCAGGCCATCCATGCGGGGGTACCCCTGGACGCGTCCGTCAATCCCCAGGACTTCGCCGAGGATTCCGCGAACAGCGAGTCTTTCGAGCTGCTCCATCAGCGCTTCACCCGCTACATGGACATCGTGGGTTGGGGCGGTGAGCCCCTGGGCAAGGTGATGCTGGCCCACATGAACCGCTACTACCAGTGGCGCTTCCACAAGATGGCTCGCGACATGAAGGACAGGGCCGCCGAGCGGCCGACGGCGGAGGAGGCGCTCTTTCGCCAGTTCCAGGGGGTGTGGACCGCCGACAAGAAGGCGTTGTCAACGCAGATGGAGCCCCTCCGTCGCAAATACTTCGCACAAGCTGAGCGCACCAACACGCTCAGGAATGCGCCTAATGCGAAGAGCAATCAGGAACTCATTCTCAAGGAGACGAAGGCACTGGAGGCTGCCGCGAACGAATACTTCGCGCTCAAGGCCCGCCTGGACACGCTGCCCGGCTTGGACGACTCGTTCCTGGACAATGTGAGACTCTACGACATGCAACTCCGCTCGGACTGCTGGAGGCTCCAGCAACTGTGCTGGACCAAGGGACGGGCCAACCTCCGTCCCCACTACCTGCAGTTGCTCTCCGCCCACGAGGCGGAGGCGCGAGGACAGGGATTGCGAGACTTGTCCATGATCCAGTTCTTCGACACCTACGTCCACGATTCCCTGTCGGGCTTCGCCATGGACGCGACCCTGCCGTCCGACCCCCGCGTCATCTTCACCGGCGGCAACGCCAAGCTCCCCTACGCCATGAACCGGCTCCCGGGGTTGTCGCCTGCTCGCTCGGCGCTCGGCTGAAGTGGAGATCAGAAGACGGCCATCAGTGACGGTGGGGCGGGCAACCTGATCAGCCGCCTGGAGAAGACCTCCGCCAACGACAAGCTGGCGGCCAAGGGACTGCCCTTCCAGAACATGGACACCGGCAAGCCGGCGACCGAAGCGGAGAGCGAGAAGGCTTTTCGTGGCGTCATGGAATTGCCCGAGGCCATGCGGGCCACGGAGTACGCGCTGCGGCCATGCGGGGCTATGCCCGGGACTCCGCTCGCCCTCGCGGTGAGCGGAGTCCTCGTCTGTCTTCAGGAAGGCCCGGCGGGACGTGCCGCCCGTCCGGTGAGGATCGCCTCCAGCCGGGCGTAGCGGCGCACCAGCCGCGCGTAGTCCGCGGGGCGGATGTCGCGCTGCTCCAGGGTGCGGATGAGTGCTTCCCGCTCCGCCAGGTAGTCCGCCGCGCTCAGCCCACAGCGCTGTTCCACGAGCCGCGCCGCCTCCTCCTCGGGGAGCTCGGGGGAGATGCCCAGGCGCTCGTGCATGTGCCGCCGCAACTGACGCCCCAGCTCCGGCACCAGCTCCCGCTCCACCCGGGCGCGCCGCGCGAGCCAGCCCAGGGAGCGCACGTACTCGAGCGACGAGCGGTGCCGCTCCTCCACCAGGGGCCGGGGCGCACCGAAGCGCGTCCCCCGGGACACCGCGTAGAGCAACCCCACCGCCAGCAGCTGTGCCGCGAAGATCCACAGGGCCCGGGTCGACGGGGGCTCCCGGGCGGGCTCTACTCCCTGGTGGTATTCGTCGAAGCCGAGCGGCCCTCGCACCGCCAGCGCGTCCCAGAAGCGCAGGTTGTCCAACATCTCCAGCCGCCGGTTCTCCGCCAGATCCGTCCCCGCCAGCACGTACACCTGGCCGCGCCCCTCGGGCACCCGCCACACCACCGCCACGCCCCGGGCCCCCGCGATGGGCACCGCTTCGGGCCGGTCCACCGTGAGGCCCTGATCCAGCGACACGCGCAACCTCTCCAGCTCCTTCGTCGCGCCCACGGGCCCCCAGACGCGCACCGTCGTTCCGGTGAGATCCTTCTCCCCGGGCGCCAGCCCCTCGGCGCTCGCGGGCACCAGGGGGGCTTCGGACAAGGGAAGCCAGTCCTCCAGGACCGACGGCCGCATCCCGGCCTCCCTCGCGGCGAGGTAGACGAGGGTTCCGCCCCGGGACACCCACTGGCGCAGGGCCCGGGCCTCGGCGGGCGTCATGGACCGGCCCAGGGGCGTGGCCACCACCAGCGTGCGCGGCTCGTCGGACAGCGGGGCGCCATCGAACGCCTCTCGAAGCGCCGACACCCGGGCTCCCGACTCCTCGAGGTACAGGTACAGCGCCCGCAGCCCCAGGGCCCCCGGGTTGTCCACCGAGGGCCGGGTCGAGGGGGGGGGCGCCGCCTGGTTCGTCGCGAGCCCCAGCGCGAGCGCCAGCGTCACCAGCACGCCGTAGAAGGCCACCCACCGAGCCGTCTTCATGCCGTGCCTCCCGCGAGGCCCTGGTGCAACCGCTCCACCTCGTCCACGAAGCGCGCCGCGTCCTCGGTGGGCACGGGCTCGAGTGAATAGAAGGCCCGGTCGTACCAGCGCACCAGCCGCTCCACCTCACCCGTGACGTGGGCGGGGGCGCCCCGTTGCGGCAGCTCCTCCACCAGCTCCCGGTTCGTCCTCACGCGATCCGGTCTCGCCAATCGCCGCGACTCCAGCGAGGACAGCAGCGCCAGCAGCCCCTCCCGGATGGCCGAGCGCGGCTGGGTCGTCAACGCCGCCCGGGCGCGCTTCAGGTGATCCCCGGGCGGATCGAGCCGCATCGGGACGGGCGCCGCGTCCGGGCCGCCCGCTCGCTTCGTGGGCGCCCGCCGCCAGGAGCGCAGGCGCAACGCGGTGAAGAGCACCACCGCGATGCCCAACACCAGCACCAGCGTGCGCGTGCTCGTCGCGAAGCTCTGCGCGCCCCGCGTCTGCAACAGCTCCTCCAGCCAGCTCCGTACCATGCGCAGCAAGCGCTTGAGCACATCGCCCTGACGTTGCCGGGCCTGGGCGAACTCGGGCCGGGAGAGGATCTCCTCCAGCCGCGCCCGATCGGTCGTCCGCGCGGAGGCCCTGGTGTTCTCCTCCTCGAGCGGGGTGCAGACTCCCTGGAGACGCACGCGGACCGTCTCCACGTGCTTGAAGGGCGTGTCGTCGCCGGGGGCGCGCAGCGGCAGGCCCTGCCACCGGGCCTCCAGCGCCTCGAGGGCACCTTCCACCGCCTCGGGCTCGCTCCGGGCCAGCTCGGTGAACTCCTGGATGTCCCGCTCGGCGTCCGGGCAGGGCAGGGCCGCGAGCCACAGCAAGGCGAGCCCGATGCTCATGCGGCCCCCACGGGCTGGGCGGGGGAGGGCGGGGCGGCGTCCAGACGGCGCTCGATGTCCAGGCCCTCGCGGCGCACGCGCATGTCCAGGTAGAGCATCGCGTACACGACGAGGCCCAGGGGGTTGAGCACCGCCTGCCCCACCACCTGCAACAGCTCCGCGGGGATGAGGAGCGCCTGGGGGGCGGGCGAGAGCAGGGGCTGGCTCGGGTCGCGGTAGGCGAACTGGACGACGAGCGCGGGCAGACCGAACAAGGCGCTCACGGCGAGGAGGATGAGCGACACCACGGTGACGAGCAGCATCGCGCGCACCGTCACCCGCCCGATGAAGCCCGGCTCCACCCGGCCCGAGAGCAGCTCGCCCGAGCGGCGGAAGGAGCGCGCCGCGGAGAGGTCCTCCATGGCGAGCACGGGCGCGAGCAGGGAGAAGCGCAGCAGGTACCAGAGCAGGGCGCCCACGAAGCCCAGCGACACCACGATGACTCCGCCGATGAGCAGGGCCGCGCCCGCCAGTTGAGGCGCGCCGCGGCCCGCCTGGGCGACGAGCACGCCGCCGCCCCCGAGCATCAGCCCGCCCGGCAACATCATGAGCAGCAGGACGCCGGTTCCCCAGAGCAGCGAGAGCACGTAGGCCCCCGTGAGGGCGCCCAGCCGCTTCCAGGCTCGCCCGAGGCTGGTCGCTGGAGCCGCCTCGTCCCCGAGCTGGGTGGGCACCACGTAGCGCGCCACCACCAGGGTGTTGAGGTAGTAGAGCCAGAGGGACACCAGGAAGACGCCTCCGAGCGACACCAGGGTGCGCAAGAGCGAGGCGCCCAGCTCCTCCAGGTCTCCGCCGCGCGTCTGGAGCACGAGGGTATCCTGGAGTGTCAACTGGAGGACCTTGGTGAGGATGTAGGTCGCCAGGTTGAAGCCGAGGCTGAGGAGGAAGAGGGGACGGAAGTGCCTGCGCCAGAAGGTGGCCGAGCGGTCGATGATCTCACCGATCGCGAGGGGTCGCAGGTCCGAGGGGGGAGGGCTCACGGGGGGACAGCATACCCGCTGGCCCTTGGCGGGAGGGCGCGGCATTCTGCGCGGCCATGGGACGCATTTTCGAGACCCGTAAGACGACGATGTTCGCCCGCTGGAACAAGATGGCGAAGCTGTTCACGCGCATCAGCAAGGACATCGCCATCGCGGTGAAGGCCGGAGGCCCGAGCCCGGACAACAACCCCGCCCTGCGCCGGGCGCTGCAGAACGCCCGCCACGGCAACATGCCGAAGGACAAGGTCGAGGCGGCGATCAAGCGCGCGAGCGGCCAGGACGTGAAGAACTACGAGGTGGCGCTGTACGAGGGCTACGGCCCGCACGGCATCCCCATCATCGTGGAGACGGCGACGGACAACGTGGTGCGCACGGTGGCCAACGTGCGCCATGCCTTCAAGGATGGCGGCGGCAACATGGGCAACACGGGGAGCGTGGGCTTCCTCTTCCAGCACATGGGGGTGTTCCGCCTGTCGCCCGAGGGGGTGGATCAGGACGCGCTGGAGTTGGACCTGATCGACCACGGGTTGCAGGAGATGGGCGAGGGGACGGGCGAGAAGGGGGAGAAGCAGCTCATCATCCGCTGCGCCTTCAACGACTTCGGCCGCCTGCAGCACGCGATCGAGGAGAAGGGGCTGTCGCCCCTGTCCGCGGAGTCCGAGTACATCCCCCTGAACCCGGTGACGCTGCCCGAGGAGCAGGCCCAGGAGGTGCTCAAGGTGGTGGACAAGCTCGAGCAGGACGAGGACGTCCAGCGGGTGTTCCACGGCCTGGCGTGAGGAAGTTGCCTTCAGGCTTCGCGGAGGGTCCTGCCCAGGTCTTCCGGCCCTGGGCGGGAGCAGTCCTGTCCGGCACGCTCCTCATGGCCTGCCACGTGGGAGTGGGGGGCCACGTCGTACCGAGCCATTACGCGCAATCCTTCGACTCTGCCTCGAGTTCCTGCAGGACGAACCCGGCGCTCTGCGTCCAGGTGGCGGGTGAGGAGACGGTCATCCCTCGCGCCGGGCAACGGCTGGCCGAGTTCGGTATTTCGGTTGGCACGATCCAGGCGGCGTTGGGTCCCGAGCAGAAGGTCCGCATCGAGCAGGTCCTGTCGGAGTGTGCCAACGAGGCTCGCTTGAAGGTGCTTTTGGAGCACATGGACGGCAAGAGCCCCACACCGGTGGAATGTGACGAGAAGAAGAAGTTCGGGGGCAAGGTCAGGACGCGAGCCCAGTTCTTCGGCGAGGAAATGCACCAGGCCGCATTCCAATGCGTCCAGGAGAAGCTGAGCGTGTTGCGCCCGGGTGGCTTCAGCCTGGAGCCTCGCTACCGCTACGACCAGCGGACCAGACGGCGCGAGTTGATCAGCGTCGAGGAGGAGCAGGCCCTGCTGGAGGAGGGATGTTTCAGCGAGCTGAAAGGCACGATCAAACCAGACGTCGTCATCCACTCGGGTGATCCGCTCCAGCCGGAATTCGTCTATGACTTCAAATTCCCCTGCAAGAACACGTCCGAAGTTATTTGGTGTCTGTATTCTCGAGGGCCGTACGCGGGTCGCAGGCGAAACGCCGTGTACGAGGAAGTCCTGGGTACGCGACCCTCCCAGGTCCTTCCATGGATAGGAGTCATCCCATGAGCAAGCACGTTCCACGTATTCGCCTCATGGCACAGGCCGGATTCAGCCTGCTCCGCGATAGCCTGAACTTTTCTTTTTTCATCCGGCACCCTCACTTGGAGATAGCGCGCGGAGTACTTCATTCCCTGGAGATATACCTTCAGGCAGTGGGGCACCGGGCGCTCGGCAGGTACGCCGATGAAGAGGGCTACTTTCAGGATCTCAATGATGCCGAGTGGAAGCGCATCCGGAATGAATTGCTCGAGGGTGAATGGCCCATGTTCGATCTCCGAGATGAGTCCAGCAGCGAGTACCGGTATGGTTTTGAATATGCCGGTAAACCGCTTGGCGCTCCGTCCTTGAAGGACGAACCGAATGCGGCATGCGCGGTAAGCTTCTGGCTCCCCACCGAATACCTGGAGGAGCACGGCCCGGAGCGGGTGCGTGAGCTGGCATTGCAACTGGCCGCTCCGCTCCCCTTTTGCTTTGGACAGGCGGGCCTCGCCTTCAACGGCGCCACGAACCTGATGGGCGTCATGCGGCTAATCCACCAGCGGTGCTTCCGCTACCCGGGCATGGACATTCCTGATCTGGGCTGGCTTTCGTGGCGCCTGGGGACGAAGGTACGCGGCCCCTCCTGGATGACCTTCCTGGGCCAGCCGGTGCTGGGTGAGCTGGGTGGTGCGACGCAACTGCGTTCCCGCCTGTCCTCACCGGGAACCACGGTCCAAGAAATGGAAGGGGAGCGCGCCGTCGTCATCCTGGGCTCATGGCCAGACGCGGGAGACACCGAGCAGGGCCGCACGCTCCTCGCCTATCGCGAACTGGCACGCGTGCTGGAGCCCTGGCTCTATTACGACACTCACAATTACGGACTCGAGTTCCCTTCCGAGGACGTACGCCGCTGGGAACGTCGCTTCCTCGATTAGGGCAAGCGTGCCTCCCGGCCGGCTCTGCGCACTCGGGCTCCATTCCCACGTCCCGTCTCGGGTATAGTCCCCGGCATGCACTCCGTCCGCAGCCGGCTCCTGGCCGCCTTCCTGGTGCTCGCGCCGGGCCTTCCGGCCCTCGCCGCCGAGCCGTCCGCCTCCGCGGCCCCCACCGCCGTGGATGCCCCCACCCAGGCGCCCTCGGGCCTCCACGGTCATCGCTATGCCTTCGTCGGTGGGGGGGTGTTGCTGCTGGGCGGCATCGGCTTCGGCTACTTCGCCCAGGGCGAGGCGGCTCGCGCCCGGACCCTCGCCTCGGCGAGCGAGTCCAGTGCCGCGCTGGGCCGCGCCCGCGCGCAGGCCGCCACCGCCAACGTGCTCTACGGGCTGGCGGGCGCCACGCTCCTCTACGGGCTCGTGTTGGAGCTGTTGCCCGAGCCCGCCGCCGAGAAGGCGAGTCTCACCTTCCACTTCTGAGAACAGACACCATGCGCCTTCCGTTCACCCCCGGGCTCCTCGTCTGCACCGTGGCGGCCTCTGGGTGTTTCATCTCCGAGGACCCCGTGCCGCCCCAGGTCTGCGCACAGGACGCCGATTGTCCCTCCACCCACCGCTGCGTCACGGTCTCCGAGAGCGAGCGGGCATGTGAGGTGCTCTATCCGCCCGCGCCCCTGGACTTCGACGCCGGGAGCCCCCCCGACGCCGGGCCCGCGCGCACCCCCACCTGGTGCAATGACATCCAACCGGTGATGGTGGCCAACTGCGTGTCCGCGTGCCACGGCGCGACGACGTCGGGCAGCGGCCACCCGGAGTTCCGGCTCGACGTGTACTCGTCCGCCTCGCCCAAGGGCGCGCTCGAGATGGCCGAGCTCATCAAGGTCCGGGCGGTGGAGCAACGCAACATGCCTCCGGGCGCCCCCCCCACCTCCCTCGCCAGGGAGCGCGAGCTCATCAATCGCTGGGTGGCGGCCGGCAGTCCCTTCTGCGACGACGCGGGCACTCCCTAGGGTCATCATGAAGCACATCCACTCGAGCATTCTGGCCCTGGGGGCCGCCCTGGCCACGGGCTGCACCATCGAGGCCCCTGATTTCACGGGCAAGTCGTGCGCCGCCGCGGCCGACTGTCCCGCGCCCTTGACCTGCGTCGCGGCACGTCCCGGAGAGGGGCGCACCTGCGAACTGCTGCGGGGGCCCGGAATCGCCGAGCCGCCAGGCGGGCCGGTGCCCACCTGGTGCAATGACATCCAACCGGTGATGGTGGCCGGGTGCGTGGCCGGGTGCCATGGTGCCTCGGGCATTGGCCCCAAGGGTTTCCGGCTCGACGTGTACGAGGGCGATGGGGGCGTGCTGGGTGCCCGGGACATGGCGGCGCGCATCAAGGCGCGCGCCGTCACCGAGCGCACCATGCCGCCTCCGGGCAGCACCGATTTCTCCGAGGAGCAACGTGCCCTCCTCGACCGGTGGGTCACCGGAGGCGCGCCCCTGTGTGGGGACGAGGGGACGGCCGACGGGGGCACCCCGGATGGCGGTGCTCGCGACGGTGGCGCCTAGCGCGCGCCCGCCGCCTCTCCTGGCGGCGTGGGGTGTTGTCCTTCACCGGTAGAGCAGGCGGGCACCCGAGCCGTTGTCGGCTGGGCTGGCCCCATATGTTCCCGGTGTGTCTTTGGCAAGTCTGTACATCCCGGGTCCAGGGTCCCAGTTTTCTGCCACGCGGGGGGGGAAGGTTCCCGCGCTCTGAACCGAAAGGTTCTCACGCAACCAACAACAAGGAGCGGCACATGCGGAAGCTGATGGCGGCGGTGATGGTGGTGTCGGGTCTGGGTCTGGTGACGGGGTGCGAGCGCAAGGGCGACGTCCAGCGGCAGCAGGAGAACGTGGCCGAGGCCCAACGCGAGGTGCTCGAGGAGCAGCGCGAGGCGCGCCAGGACATCGCCGCCAACGCCCAGGACGAGCAGGAGGACGTGGCCGAGGCCCGTCAGGACCTGGCCGAAGAGCAGAACAAGCTCGCCGACAAGCAGTACGAGCAACTCTCCGACAACCAGAACACGGCCACGGGCGGCAGCGGCGTGGTCAGCGACAAGCAGGCCAGGCTGGAAGAGGTGAAGGGCACCATCCAGTCGGCGTCGAGCGGCAATCTCACGCTCATCGTCCCCGACAAGGACAATCAGCTCATGCGCTTCAAGTCGGACTCGCAGGTGAAGGTGATGCGTGACGACAAGGCGCTGTCCCTGTCCAGCCTCAAGGCGGGTGACGAGGTCCGCGCGTCCTACCAGATGGATCCGAATGGCCAGATGCTGCTGCGCAGCGTCGAGGTCACCAAGACGAGCGCCAAGAGCCTGCCGGACATGCCCGACATGGCCAAGTAGCACCTGATGTCTGGAAGACAGCACGGCCTCCGCTCTCGAGCGGGGCCGTGTTTTTTTATTCACGGCAATCCCTCCCAGTCATCCTGTTCGAGGGGGATGCGTGCGTGCGTGTGCTCGTGCGTCAAGACTTCTCCTGATGGGGGGCGGAAGCCCAGTTTTCTTTCAGGGTCCATGGAAAGGGACCGTGTCGGGGAAAAAACCTGAAAGGGAATGGCACATGCGGCAATGGATGATCGCGGCAGTGGCGGTGACGGGGCTGACCCTGACGATGGGGGCCCAGGGCGTGGCTCATGCCCAGGGGCAGGGGAACAACGGCACCATGCAGGGGGAGCGGCAAATGGGAAGCGCGGGCCCGGGTCAGGGGCCACGCGATCGGATGCAGGC
This region includes:
- a CDS encoding TolC family protein is translated as MISLLTVVSLALGAAEATEPAAQPVLTLNQALEEAREKNLDLKVARARLDQALLQTRRAWAGYLPTVTVGGSYTRNSAEAVFALPGGGEPITIQPYDQLGAQAEVRQAIIAPTLWPAIRNAGIAQEVSTLNTEYTRREILFGVAQAYFSAASLQEAIRATQFLLEVNQAREKDTQIRFDAGTVTRVALLRAQFDRARAEQDLVRARNSYDSARLALATLLQRESPNFSLQLPEVPEVPAVDPELARKAQEARPDVLAARRNLDLAVGRRTGAWFAYLPNVGFSGVYRVTNAAGFTGQAGTWTLTLNGSWTLWDGGLREVALREESARVAEASALQTQSETRVTQEVATARLDYDNARSNLSKAEEALALARETQRLTEISFKAGVATYLEVADANSALTNAEVSAISERLQTSLAALRLQRAVGLFAADEKD
- a CDS encoding DUF3304 domain-containing protein — its product is METPDAGAEGKNKELESVALTVSGYNYTDLHIESFSVDGAGGANIFVSSPDSGGGGGVCCLRWYPGVPLPVSVKVEWTRDLKRWCEKEVMVSGPVPDQPRYIVVHFFQDGRIEVELTEGFPESKLQLDRFSPVARKASGNSVLDEKIARCHDAFR
- a CDS encoding DUF4350 domain-containing protein, giving the protein MKTARWVAFYGVLVTLALALGLATNQAAPPPSTRPSVDNPGALGLRALYLYLEESGARVSALREAFDGAPLSDEPRTLVVATPLGRSMTPAEARALRQWVSRGGTLVYLAAREAGMRPSVLEDWLPLSEAPLVPASAEGLAPGEKDLTGTTVRVWGPVGATKELERLRVSLDQGLTVDRPEAVPIAGARGVAVVWRVPEGRGQVYVLAGTDLAENRRLEMLDNLRFWDALAVRGPLGFDEYHQGVEPAREPPSTRALWIFAAQLLAVGLLYAVSRGTRFGAPRPLVEERHRSSLEYVRSLGWLARRARVERELVPELGRQLRRHMHERLGISPELPEEEAARLVEQRCGLSAADYLAEREALIRTLEQRDIRPADYARLVRRYARLEAILTGRAARPAGPS
- a CDS encoding DUF4129 domain-containing protein; its protein translation is MSIGLALLWLAALPCPDAERDIQEFTELARSEPEAVEGALEALEARWQGLPLRAPGDDTPFKHVETVRVRLQGVCTPLEEENTRASARTTDRARLEEILSRPEFAQARQRQGDVLKRLLRMVRSWLEELLQTRGAQSFATSTRTLVLVLGIAVVLFTALRLRSWRRAPTKRAGGPDAAPVPMRLDPPGDHLKRARAALTTQPRSAIREGLLALLSSLESRRLARPDRVRTNRELVEELPQRGAPAHVTGEVERLVRWYDRAFYSLEPVPTEDAARFVDEVERLHQGLAGGTA
- a CDS encoding YebC/PmpR family DNA-binding transcriptional regulator is translated as MGRIFETRKTTMFARWNKMAKLFTRISKDIAIAVKAGGPSPDNNPALRRALQNARHGNMPKDKVEAAIKRASGQDVKNYEVALYEGYGPHGIPIIVETATDNVVRTVANVRHAFKDGGGNMGNTGSVGFLFQHMGVFRLSPEGVDQDALELDLIDHGLQEMGEGTGEKGEKQLIIRCAFNDFGRLQHAIEEKGLSPLSAESEYIPLNPVTLPEEQAQEVLKVVDKLEQDEDVQRVFHGLA
- a CDS encoding phospholipase effector Tle1 domain-containing protein; translated protein: MMPSVNDQKTEVALGAKNLKTQKSPLAAGPRVSFFFDGTGNNLKADLPTHEHSNVARLFRAHQDKLRFYIPGLGTYFKDVDDPGNESRGNGGGYRGEARLQWALRQLESCLAQSDGRQTIHLALFGFSRGAALARAFALRIAKNCQRRGDGTWRLVLGQRTSPVRLYFMGLFDSVASVGLPMGINNVGSMVGGLGSTGLAMAHRNYKDLENIAFGSAPGADPAPGGFNGHMEWAGDLRIPELVEDCLHMVAAHEIRNSFPVDSVLQGQSYPSNCREMVYPGAHSDVGGGYRVGEGGRSRSTGALLSMIPLRVMRAQAIHAGVPLDASVNPQDFAEDSANSESFELLHQRFTRYMDIVGWGGEPLGKVMLAHMNRYYQWRFHKMARDMKDRAAERPTAEEALFRQFQGVWTADKKALSTQMEPLRRKYFAQAERTNTLRNAPNAKSNQELILKETKALEAAANEYFALKARLDTLPGLDDSFLDNVRLYDMQLRSDCWRLQQLCWTKGRANLRPHYLQLLSAHEAEARGQGLRDLSMIQFFDTYVHDSLSGFAMDATLPSDPRVIFTGGNAKLPYAMNRLPGLSPARSALG